Proteins encoded together in one Mycolicibacter minnesotensis window:
- a CDS encoding SDR family oxidoreductase, with the protein MQLSFEDRSYLVTGGGSGIGKAVAAGLAAAGADVVIVGRDADRLAAVAAELGATVRHVPTDVTDEDSVIAAVDAAVAGRGRLHGVVHCAGGSQTIGPITQIDSELWRRTVDLNVNGTMYVLKHAGRALVRGGGGSFVGISSIAASNTHRWFGAYGPTKSALDHMMQLAADELGASWVRVNSIRPGLTRTELVAPILDSPELSEDYRVSTPLPRPGEVEDVANLALFLLSDAAGYITGQVINVDGGQMLRRGPDFSSMLEPAFGADGLRGVVQG; encoded by the coding sequence GTGCAGCTCTCGTTTGAAGACCGCAGTTACCTGGTCACCGGGGGCGGTAGCGGCATCGGCAAGGCCGTGGCAGCGGGCCTGGCCGCCGCCGGAGCCGATGTGGTGATCGTCGGGCGAGACGCCGATCGCTTGGCTGCGGTGGCCGCCGAGCTCGGGGCCACGGTCCGTCACGTGCCGACCGACGTCACCGACGAGGACAGCGTGATCGCCGCCGTCGATGCCGCGGTGGCCGGGCGCGGCCGCCTGCACGGCGTGGTGCACTGCGCCGGGGGTTCGCAGACCATCGGGCCGATCACCCAGATCGACTCGGAGCTGTGGCGGCGCACCGTCGACCTCAATGTCAACGGCACCATGTATGTGCTCAAGCACGCGGGTCGGGCGCTGGTGCGCGGCGGTGGGGGATCGTTCGTGGGGATCTCCTCGATTGCGGCCAGCAATACTCATCGCTGGTTCGGGGCCTACGGGCCCACCAAGTCGGCCCTGGACCACATGATGCAGTTGGCCGCCGACGAGCTGGGTGCCTCCTGGGTTCGGGTCAACAGCATTCGGCCAGGCCTGACTCGCACTGAGCTGGTTGCCCCGATTCTGGACTCGCCCGAGCTGAGCGAGGACTACCGCGTGTCGACGCCGCTTCCCCGGCCCGGCGAGGTGGAAGACGTCGCCAATCTGGCGCTGTTCCTGCTCAGCGACGCGGCCGGCTACATCACCGGCCAGGTGATCAACGTCGACGGAGGTCAGATGCTGCGTCGCGGCCCGGACTTCTCGTCAATGCTGGAGCCGGCGTTCGGTGCCGACGGGCTCCGGGGCGTGGTTCAGGGCTGA
- a CDS encoding mammalian cell entry protein, with translation MTRRWIGLAVLVGVLVGFVGLGAAAASLYWSRVEARGEQTTRAELVRLTADEIPKVLGYEYKTVERSLTETYPLFTGDYRREFEARAMNEIIPQAREKQLVNQVDVVGVGAMASHRTSGSVLVFVNRTVTGKSKEKYYEGSRLRVDFRKIDRKWLISNIAPI, from the coding sequence ATGACACGGCGGTGGATCGGACTCGCCGTCCTCGTAGGAGTGCTCGTGGGGTTCGTGGGCCTGGGGGCCGCGGCCGCATCGCTGTACTGGAGCCGGGTTGAGGCGCGCGGTGAGCAGACGACGCGCGCGGAGTTGGTCAGGCTCACTGCCGATGAGATCCCCAAGGTGCTGGGTTATGAGTACAAGACGGTGGAGCGCAGCCTGACCGAGACCTACCCACTGTTCACCGGCGACTATCGCCGTGAGTTCGAGGCTCGCGCCATGAACGAGATCATTCCGCAGGCCCGCGAGAAGCAGTTGGTGAACCAAGTCGACGTCGTCGGCGTGGGTGCCATGGCTTCGCACCGGACCTCGGGTTCAGTGCTGGTGTTCGTCAACCGCACCGTGACGGGCAAGTCCAAGGAGAAGTACTACGAGGGCAGTCGCCTCCGGGTGGACTTCCGCAAGATCGACCGCAAGTGGCTGATCAGCAATATCGCGCCGATCTAG
- a CDS encoding enoyl-CoA hydratase — protein MTTSTEAAGDMGTSDTDSEQVGDSSAPLVDYETLDDGRIARIWLNRPDVHNAQNRTLLVQLDEAFGRAEADDTVRVVILAARGKNFSAGHDLGSEATLLERRPGPAQHPTFQSHGATREAPVEKTYLQEWHFFFQNTCRWRDLRKITIAQVQGNAISAGLMLIWACDLIVAADNARFSDVVGVRLGMPGVEYYAHPWEFGPRKAKELLLTGDSLDADEAYRLGMVSKVFPADELADKTLEFARRIAKLPTMASLLIKDSVNGAADAMGFTEALRHGFHIHQLGHAHWAAHNENRAPLGLPPDVEDWRTARPTAVARRDQP, from the coding sequence ATGACGACGAGCACGGAGGCCGCGGGAGATATGGGCACATCGGACACCGATTCGGAGCAGGTCGGCGATTCTTCGGCCCCCTTGGTCGACTACGAAACGCTCGATGACGGGCGCATCGCCAGGATCTGGCTGAACCGCCCTGACGTGCACAATGCACAGAATCGCACCCTGCTGGTGCAGCTCGACGAGGCATTCGGCCGCGCCGAGGCCGACGACACCGTCCGGGTGGTGATTCTGGCTGCACGGGGCAAGAACTTCTCTGCCGGCCACGATCTGGGCTCAGAGGCCACGCTGCTCGAGCGGCGTCCCGGTCCGGCGCAGCATCCGACGTTCCAGTCCCACGGTGCCACCCGGGAAGCGCCCGTCGAGAAGACCTACCTGCAGGAATGGCACTTCTTCTTCCAGAACACCTGTCGGTGGCGCGACCTGCGCAAGATCACTATCGCGCAGGTGCAAGGCAACGCCATCTCCGCCGGTCTGATGCTGATCTGGGCATGTGACTTGATCGTCGCTGCGGACAACGCCCGGTTCTCCGACGTGGTCGGGGTGCGGTTGGGTATGCCCGGCGTGGAGTACTACGCCCACCCGTGGGAGTTCGGGCCGCGCAAGGCCAAGGAGCTGCTGCTGACCGGGGATTCGCTGGACGCCGACGAGGCTTACCGGCTGGGGATGGTCTCCAAGGTGTTTCCGGCCGACGAGCTGGCCGACAAGACTCTGGAGTTCGCCCGGCGCATCGCGAAGCTGCCCACGATGGCCTCACTGCTGATCAAGGACTCGGTGAACGGTGCTGCCGACGCGATGGGCTTCACCGAGGCGTTGCGGCACGGCTTCCACATCCACCAGCTCGGCCATGCGCATTGGGCGGCCCACAACGAGAACCGAGCTCCACTGGGCCTGCCGCCGGACGTCGAAGACTGGCGCACCGCCAGGCCCACCGCCGTGGCCCGCCGCGACCAGCCCTGA
- a CDS encoding MCE family protein has protein sequence MLTRLVRIQLGIFAVVTVLAVGAISILYLHAPSRLGIGTYTVTADFIGGGGIYKSANVTYRGVTVGRVESVQLSDNGVDAAMRLNSATKIPNNVTATVKSMSAIGEQFIDLVPPSGDPAAGVLRNGARIGQDRTAIGQDIAGMLDQAQSLVNSIGNSRLRDLLRSAFEGFNGSGQELARMISSSRQLIDEANANFDATSTLIDQVEPFLDAQIRSGDDIKKLSRSLATVTTEVRNADPQLREVLQTLPSVADEVNTTFDGIRASFPTLAASIANFGRVGVIYRNSIEQALVVFPALMAALITVAGGVPMDEGAKLDFKIDMHDPPPCTVGFLPFTEMRSPADETVRDLPKGLYCKAAQNDPTAVRGARNYPCMEYPGKRAPTIQLCRDPQGFVPIGSNTWRGPPVPYDTPITDPRMQRPMNKFPYIPPSTDYDPGPPVVALPPGVPAGPGPAPNPPFPLPYPPNELGSNPPAPWPYYAPPDQNMPTSPGGNGGLPAYGRDPAPGPVPAPAPGPLPAEANGVAYSSYDRSGKFVDPAGNSGVFVSGSDKWLPAENWADLMLAPRQT, from the coding sequence ATGCTGACCCGCCTCGTTCGAATCCAACTCGGGATCTTCGCCGTGGTCACAGTGCTGGCCGTCGGTGCGATCTCGATCCTCTACCTGCATGCGCCGAGCCGGTTGGGTATCGGCACCTACACGGTGACGGCCGACTTCATCGGTGGCGGCGGCATCTATAAGAGCGCCAATGTCACCTACCGCGGCGTGACCGTGGGCCGGGTCGAGTCGGTCCAACTCAGCGACAACGGCGTCGACGCCGCCATGCGACTCAACAGCGCCACCAAGATCCCCAACAATGTGACAGCAACCGTCAAGAGCATGTCGGCGATCGGTGAACAGTTCATCGACCTGGTGCCCCCGTCGGGAGACCCGGCTGCGGGCGTGTTGCGCAACGGCGCCCGCATCGGTCAGGACCGCACCGCGATCGGCCAAGACATCGCCGGAATGCTCGACCAGGCCCAGTCGCTGGTCAACAGCATCGGCAACAGTCGCCTGCGTGATCTGCTGCGCAGCGCCTTCGAGGGATTCAACGGTTCCGGCCAGGAATTGGCCCGGATGATCTCGTCGTCGCGGCAGCTGATCGACGAGGCCAATGCCAACTTCGACGCAACGTCGACGCTGATCGACCAGGTTGAGCCCTTCTTGGATGCCCAGATCCGCAGCGGCGACGACATCAAGAAGCTGTCCCGGTCGCTTGCGACGGTCACCACCGAGGTGCGCAATGCCGACCCGCAGCTGCGTGAAGTACTGCAGACCCTGCCCAGCGTCGCCGACGAGGTCAACACCACCTTCGACGGGATCCGGGCATCGTTTCCGACCCTGGCGGCCAGCATCGCCAACTTTGGCCGGGTCGGGGTCATCTACCGCAACTCCATCGAGCAGGCGCTGGTGGTGTTTCCCGCGCTGATGGCCGCGCTGATCACCGTCGCCGGTGGCGTGCCGATGGACGAGGGCGCAAAGCTGGACTTCAAGATCGACATGCACGACCCGCCCCCATGCACGGTCGGCTTCCTGCCGTTCACCGAGATGCGCTCGCCGGCCGACGAGACGGTCCGTGATCTGCCCAAGGGGCTGTACTGCAAGGCGGCGCAGAACGATCCGACCGCGGTCCGCGGCGCGCGCAACTACCCGTGCATGGAATATCCGGGCAAGCGGGCGCCCACCATCCAGCTCTGCCGCGACCCGCAGGGCTTTGTCCCGATCGGCAGCAACACCTGGCGTGGCCCGCCAGTCCCGTATGACACCCCGATCACCGACCCGCGGATGCAGCGGCCGATGAACAAGTTCCCCTACATCCCGCCGTCGACGGACTACGACCCGGGACCACCCGTCGTGGCGCTGCCGCCGGGAGTCCCCGCGGGGCCGGGACCGGCACCCAACCCGCCGTTCCCGCTGCCGTACCCGCCTAATGAGCTCGGGTCCAACCCGCCGGCGCCGTGGCCGTACTACGCGCCGCCGGACCAGAACATGCCGACCAGTCCGGGCGGCAACGGTGGTCTGCCCGCCTACGGTCGTGACCCCGCGCCGGGACCGGTCCCCGCGCCCGCGCCCGGACCGTTGCCCGCCGAGGCCAATGGCGTGGCCTACAGCAGCTATGACCGGAGCGGAAAGTTCGTGGATCCGGCCGGCAACAGTGGGGTCTTCGTCTCCGGGTCCGACAAATGGCTGCCGGCAGAGAACTGGGCCGATCTGATGCTCGCGCCGAGGCAGACGTGA
- a CDS encoding SDR family oxidoreductase, whose protein sequence is MGVYAVTGAASGMGRQASDKLRAAGHTVIGVDLHDAEVVADLSNPDGRAAAASQALARCGGRLDGAILAAGLGPKPGPDMARTIFEVNFRGVVDLLDAWRPALAAAERAKVVVIGSNSSTTIPAVPRRTVSALLAGKTVRAVRTVKLLGPAAPSMAYGASKIAVTRWARRQAVTPEWAGAGIRLNVLAPGAIQTPLLDELLAIPAQAKAVQAFPVPVGGFGDPAMLADWMLFMLSEAAEFLCGSVIFVDGGTDAYFRSDDWPRSLGVSGVPRYLMRLRSFRGASHDG, encoded by the coding sequence TTGGGTGTTTATGCGGTGACCGGGGCAGCATCCGGTATGGGCCGGCAGGCCAGCGACAAGCTACGCGCAGCGGGCCACACGGTCATCGGGGTGGACCTGCATGACGCCGAAGTCGTTGCGGACTTATCCAACCCGGACGGCCGAGCTGCGGCGGCCAGTCAGGCGCTGGCCCGGTGCGGGGGCCGACTCGACGGCGCGATCCTGGCGGCTGGGCTGGGCCCCAAGCCGGGTCCGGACATGGCCCGGACCATCTTCGAGGTGAACTTCCGCGGCGTGGTGGATCTGCTCGACGCGTGGCGGCCGGCGCTGGCCGCCGCTGAGCGAGCCAAGGTGGTGGTGATCGGCAGCAATTCCTCGACCACCATCCCCGCCGTACCCCGTCGCACGGTAAGTGCCCTGCTCGCCGGTAAGACAGTGCGCGCCGTGCGCACGGTAAAACTACTGGGCCCCGCCGCGCCGTCGATGGCCTATGGCGCCTCCAAGATTGCGGTGACTCGCTGGGCGCGCCGGCAGGCCGTCACGCCGGAGTGGGCCGGCGCGGGAATCCGGCTCAACGTATTGGCTCCCGGCGCGATCCAGACGCCCCTGCTTGATGAGCTGTTGGCGATCCCTGCACAGGCCAAGGCCGTTCAGGCGTTCCCCGTGCCGGTCGGTGGTTTCGGGGATCCCGCGATGTTGGCCGACTGGATGCTGTTCATGCTTTCCGAAGCTGCCGAATTCCTCTGCGGCAGTGTGATCTTCGTAGACGGTGGTACCGACGCATACTTTCGATCCGATGACTGGCCACGCAGCCTGGGGGTGTCGGGCGTGCCGCGTTATCTGATGCGGTTGAGGTCGTTTCGGGGTGCCTCGCACGACGGCTGA
- a CDS encoding MCE family protein, producing the protein MTRRTSRIVLAGVLAVLLAVAAYVVLPAQRSYRITGYFASAVGLYPGDDVRVVGVPVGRIESIEPRAENVKITMSVNKGVPLPADVHALLMAPNIVSARVVQLAPAYTEGEKLADGAVLGEDRTAVPVEWDEVKQELTQLSAQLGPEQGKLNGALSAFVNQAADTFDGNGDSFRNALRELSTTTGRLGDSRTDLFGTVKNLQVLVEALSGSNEQIVQFTDHVAAVSGVLAESSADLDVTLGTLSQALRDVRGFLHNNNDALIAQVDKLAEFTKTLSDQSDNFEQVLHITPHGLVNFYNIYNPAQGSLAGLLSLPDFANPVQFICGGVFDVGSVPDNFKRAEICKERMGPVMRRWAMNFVPLLFHPVNSITAYKGQIIYDTPATEAKSQTPLPYLKWLPAPGVTPPSTEDVAALFLPPPLPGQLGKPPGPTGPAQPGAGAPREGG; encoded by the coding sequence ATGACGCGCCGAACCTCACGCATCGTCCTCGCCGGTGTGCTCGCCGTACTGCTGGCCGTCGCGGCCTATGTGGTGCTGCCCGCCCAGCGCAGCTACCGCATCACCGGCTATTTCGCCTCCGCGGTGGGCCTCTACCCGGGTGACGACGTCCGGGTGGTCGGGGTCCCGGTCGGCCGTATCGAGTCCATCGAGCCGCGCGCCGAGAACGTCAAGATCACCATGTCGGTGAACAAGGGCGTGCCGTTGCCGGCCGACGTTCACGCGTTGCTGATGGCGCCCAATATCGTCTCGGCGCGAGTCGTTCAGCTGGCCCCGGCCTACACCGAGGGAGAGAAGCTCGCCGATGGGGCCGTCCTGGGTGAAGATCGCACCGCCGTCCCGGTCGAGTGGGACGAGGTCAAGCAGGAGCTGACTCAGCTCAGCGCCCAGTTGGGCCCGGAGCAGGGCAAGCTCAACGGCGCGCTGAGCGCGTTCGTCAACCAGGCCGCCGACACCTTCGACGGCAACGGCGACTCGTTCCGCAACGCCCTGCGGGAACTGTCGACCACCACCGGACGGCTCGGTGACTCACGCACCGACCTCTTCGGCACCGTCAAGAACCTGCAGGTCCTGGTGGAGGCGCTCTCGGGCAGTAACGAGCAGATCGTCCAGTTCACCGACCACGTCGCTGCGGTGTCGGGAGTATTGGCCGAGAGCTCGGCCGACCTGGACGTCACGCTGGGCACCCTCAGTCAGGCGTTGCGCGACGTCCGTGGATTCCTGCACAACAACAACGACGCATTGATCGCGCAGGTCGACAAGCTGGCGGAGTTCACCAAAACACTCTCGGATCAGAGTGACAACTTCGAGCAGGTACTGCACATCACGCCGCACGGCCTGGTCAACTTCTACAACATCTACAACCCCGCCCAGGGTTCGCTGGCCGGCCTGCTGTCGCTGCCGGACTTCGCCAACCCGGTGCAGTTCATCTGCGGCGGCGTCTTCGATGTCGGTTCGGTTCCAGACAACTTCAAGCGGGCCGAGATCTGCAAGGAGCGGATGGGACCGGTCATGCGGCGCTGGGCGATGAACTTCGTCCCGTTGCTGTTCCATCCGGTCAACTCGATCACCGCCTACAAGGGCCAGATCATCTACGACACTCCGGCTACCGAGGCCAAGTCCCAGACGCCGCTGCCGTACCTGAAATGGCTGCCTGCACCGGGTGTCACTCCACCCAGCACTGAAGACGTCGCGGCGTTGTTCCTGCCGCCGCCGTTGCCGGGGCAGCTGGGCAAGCCGCCCGGCCCGACCGGGCCGGCCCAGCCCGGTGCCGGTGCACCACGGGAGGGCGGATGA
- a CDS encoding mammalian cell entry protein produces the protein MAAGRELGRSDARAEADVSGPDDAKIRRRASRAAGPAGDAAETATAVTIPAPSPSAVRAVRPAGPPPRRLPNARQTAKTAGIGVLVASVLLGGLVAILGVQHRHADAAHQRDQRFVDTAVQTVLNMYTYTPDTINEQVDRFVAGTSGPLRDTMAANSENLKALLRETKHSSEAVINAKALEGIDNVAGNASVLVAMRATATDADGINRPSQPYALRVIVHEDNAGNMTAYDLKWPGGSG, from the coding sequence ATGGCTGCCGGCAGAGAACTGGGCCGATCTGATGCTCGCGCCGAGGCAGACGTGAGCGGACCAGACGACGCAAAGATCCGACGCCGGGCCTCGCGGGCTGCTGGACCCGCCGGCGATGCCGCCGAGACGGCCACTGCGGTAACCATTCCTGCCCCCAGTCCCTCCGCGGTGCGGGCGGTCCGGCCGGCCGGACCACCGCCGCGGCGGCTGCCCAATGCTCGACAGACCGCGAAAACCGCGGGCATCGGAGTCCTGGTGGCATCGGTACTGCTGGGCGGGCTGGTCGCCATACTCGGCGTGCAGCACCGGCATGCCGACGCGGCGCACCAGCGTGATCAGCGATTCGTCGACACCGCGGTGCAGACCGTGCTGAACATGTACACCTATACGCCCGACACCATCAACGAGCAGGTGGATCGCTTCGTGGCCGGCACCAGCGGCCCACTACGAGACACCATGGCGGCCAACTCGGAGAACCTCAAGGCTCTGCTGCGAGAGACCAAGCACAGCTCCGAGGCCGTCATCAACGCCAAGGCGCTTGAGGGCATCGACAACGTCGCCGGCAACGCCTCGGTGCTGGTGGCGATGCGCGCCACCGCCACCGACGCCGACGGCATCAACAGGCCCTCGCAGCCCTACGCGTTGCGGGTGATCGTGCATGAAGACAACGCGGGCAACATGACCGCATACGACCTCAAGTGGCCGGGGGGCAGCGGATGA
- a CDS encoding MCE family protein produces the protein MSVKSLAAALRRGGRRSAVLGAGMLVLSGCQFGGLNSLNMPGTAGHGKGSYTVTVQLPDVTTLPQNSPVMVDDVTVGSVSGIRAVQQPDGSFYAAVKLSLDGDVHLPSNAIAKVAQTSLLGSQHIELAEPTDQPPAGHLAPGDEIPLSRTGRYPSTEEVLSSLGVVVNQGNLGAVQDITEEAYAAVAGRAGTFAELVPRLAELTASLDHQARDIIAAAEGLNRVGATLARSAPSLARALDTMPAALQVLNDNRSNIVDAFGALQRLAVVGSRIMSEAKEDFAADVKDLYPIVKAFADNANELVTAFPFIPTFPFPSMYLRNAVRGDFLNVYVIFDMTLRRFGETVFTTGGFDPNMPHMHDILNPPDFLIGEMANLSGQAADPFKIPPGTAAHYEE, from the coding sequence ATGAGCGTGAAGTCTCTTGCCGCTGCGCTGCGGCGTGGCGGGCGGCGAAGCGCCGTGCTCGGCGCTGGGATGTTGGTGCTGTCGGGTTGCCAGTTCGGCGGGCTGAACTCACTGAACATGCCGGGCACCGCGGGCCACGGTAAAGGCTCTTACACCGTTACGGTGCAACTGCCGGACGTGACCACCCTGCCGCAGAACTCGCCGGTCATGGTCGATGACGTCACGGTCGGAAGCGTCTCGGGTATCCGGGCGGTGCAGCAGCCTGACGGCAGTTTCTATGCCGCGGTCAAGCTGTCCTTGGATGGCGATGTTCATCTGCCGTCCAACGCCATCGCCAAGGTCGCGCAGACGTCACTGTTGGGTTCCCAGCACATCGAACTGGCCGAGCCCACAGATCAGCCGCCGGCGGGCCATCTCGCACCCGGGGACGAGATACCCCTGAGCCGGACCGGGCGCTACCCCAGCACCGAAGAAGTGCTGTCTTCGTTGGGTGTGGTGGTCAACCAGGGCAATCTCGGTGCGGTGCAGGACATCACCGAAGAGGCCTACGCCGCGGTGGCCGGCCGTGCCGGTACGTTCGCCGAGCTGGTGCCGCGACTGGCCGAACTCACGGCGTCGCTGGACCACCAGGCCCGCGACATCATCGCGGCCGCCGAGGGCCTCAATCGGGTGGGTGCGACGCTGGCTCGCAGCGCTCCCAGCCTGGCGCGGGCGCTGGACACCATGCCCGCGGCGTTGCAGGTGCTCAACGACAACCGCAGCAACATCGTCGATGCCTTCGGCGCGCTGCAGCGGCTGGCCGTGGTCGGGTCGCGCATCATGAGCGAGGCCAAGGAAGACTTCGCGGCCGACGTCAAGGACCTGTACCCGATCGTCAAGGCGTTCGCCGACAACGCCAACGAATTGGTGACGGCGTTCCCGTTCATTCCCACGTTCCCGTTCCCGTCAATGTATCTGCGCAACGCTGTGCGCGGCGACTTCCTCAACGTCTATGTCATCTTCGACATGACACTGCGGCGATTCGGCGAAACGGTGTTCACCACTGGCGGTTTCGACCCGAACATGCCGCACATGCACGACATCCTCAACCCACCCGACTTCTTGATCGGCGAGATGGCAAACCTGTCCGGTCAGGCCGCCGACCCGTTCAAGATCCCGCCCGGCACGGCCGCCCACTATGAGGAATGA
- a CDS encoding NAD(P)-dependent oxidoreductase, with protein sequence MHVGFIGLGNMGHGMAVNLLRAGHAVSAYNRSPAKVDALVQQGATRAITIAEACRGGVVQTMLADDDAVEHVTFGPDGIVASLPPGGTHVSSSTISVALSRRLCAVHADAGQSFVAAPVFGRPDAAAAAKLFVIAAGAPAVLDVMAPLFDAIGQRTFVVSEQPHTANLVKLSGNFLLATVLESLGEAIALVGKAGVDPAAYVDILTSTLFNAPAYRTYGDLIARKSFEPAGFAATLGLKDVRLALQAAEELTVPLPLGSLLRDRFLTLLANGGGQLDWSAIATVAQHDAGLGG encoded by the coding sequence ATGCACGTCGGATTCATCGGTCTAGGGAATATGGGCCACGGCATGGCCGTCAATCTGCTCAGGGCGGGACACGCTGTCAGCGCCTACAACCGATCGCCAGCCAAAGTCGACGCCCTGGTTCAGCAAGGCGCCACGAGGGCAATCACAATTGCCGAGGCCTGTCGTGGCGGTGTGGTGCAGACGATGCTGGCCGATGACGACGCCGTCGAGCACGTCACGTTCGGCCCGGACGGCATCGTGGCGTCGTTGCCGCCCGGCGGCACGCACGTCTCGTCGAGCACCATCAGCGTGGCATTGTCCCGGCGGCTCTGCGCCGTGCACGCCGACGCAGGGCAGTCGTTTGTCGCCGCACCCGTATTCGGCCGGCCTGATGCCGCAGCGGCGGCAAAGCTCTTTGTGATCGCCGCCGGCGCGCCGGCGGTGCTGGACGTGATGGCACCGCTTTTCGACGCGATCGGTCAGCGCACTTTTGTGGTGTCGGAGCAGCCACACACCGCCAATCTGGTGAAACTGTCCGGCAATTTTCTGCTCGCCACTGTCCTCGAATCACTCGGTGAGGCCATCGCGCTGGTGGGCAAGGCCGGGGTGGACCCGGCGGCCTACGTCGACATCCTCACCTCGACACTGTTCAACGCTCCGGCGTATCGGACCTACGGCGACCTGATCGCCCGCAAGAGCTTCGAACCCGCCGGTTTCGCCGCCACCCTCGGGCTCAAGGACGTCCGGTTGGCACTGCAGGCGGCCGAGGAGCTGACCGTGCCACTGCCACTGGGCAGTCTGCTGCGCGACCGCTTCCTGACCCTGCTCGCCAACGGCGGCGGGCAGTTGGACTGGTCGGCGATTGCCACCGTGGCGCAGCACGACGCGGGTCTCGGCGGTTAG
- a CDS encoding alpha,alpha-trehalose-phosphate synthase (UDP-forming), producing the protein MPEAVPPGGSARLDEGEPKLGPPHEPGESDFVVVANRLPIDIEVLPDGTTTWKRSPGGLVTALEPLLRKRRGAWVGWPGSLDAPEDPIDVEDLRLHPVPLSTTDIAEYYEGFSNATLWPLYHDVIVKPIYHRQWWDRYVDVNRRFAEAASRAAAPGATVWVQDYQLQLVPKMLRDLRPDVTIGFFLHIPFPPVELFMQLPWRAEIVDGLLGADLVGFHLAGGAQNFLYLARNLAGAVTSRGSVGVRSKFGEVRLADRTVRVGAFPISIDSGELDRKARERGIRRRAKEIRAELGHPRKILLGVDRLDYTKGIDVRLKAFNELLAEGRAKRDDTVLIQLATPSRERVESYQILRDDIERQVGHINGEYSEVGHPVVHYLHRPVPRDELIAFFVASDVMLVTPLRDGMNLVAKEYVACRSDLGGALVLSEFTGAAAELRQAYLVNPHDPECVKDVIEAAINQAPEEGRRRMRAMRRQVLAHDVDRWARSFLGALANSAE; encoded by the coding sequence ATGCCGGAGGCGGTGCCACCCGGCGGTTCAGCGAGGCTCGACGAAGGAGAGCCGAAGCTGGGACCGCCGCATGAGCCCGGAGAGTCCGATTTCGTCGTCGTAGCCAACCGGCTGCCGATCGACATCGAGGTGCTGCCCGACGGCACCACGACCTGGAAACGCAGCCCCGGCGGCTTAGTCACAGCACTGGAGCCGCTGCTGCGTAAACGCCGCGGCGCCTGGGTGGGCTGGCCCGGCAGCCTGGATGCCCCCGAGGACCCGATCGACGTCGAAGACCTCCGGCTGCACCCCGTCCCGCTGAGCACCACCGACATCGCCGAATACTACGAAGGCTTCTCCAACGCCACCTTGTGGCCGCTGTATCACGACGTGATCGTCAAGCCGATCTATCACCGGCAGTGGTGGGACCGCTACGTCGACGTCAACCGCCGCTTCGCTGAAGCCGCGTCGCGGGCCGCCGCCCCCGGCGCCACGGTCTGGGTTCAGGACTACCAGTTGCAGCTGGTTCCCAAGATGCTTCGGGATCTGCGACCCGATGTCACCATCGGCTTCTTCCTGCACATCCCGTTTCCACCGGTGGAGCTGTTCATGCAGCTGCCCTGGCGCGCCGAGATCGTCGACGGCCTGCTCGGCGCCGACCTGGTCGGCTTCCATTTGGCGGGCGGCGCCCAGAACTTCCTCTATCTGGCCCGCAATCTCGCCGGGGCGGTCACCTCGCGCGGCTCGGTCGGAGTGCGCAGCAAGTTCGGCGAGGTACGGCTGGCCGATCGCACCGTGCGGGTCGGTGCATTCCCCATCTCCATTGATTCCGGCGAACTCGACCGCAAGGCCCGCGAACGCGGCATCCGGCGTCGCGCCAAGGAGATTCGGGCCGAGCTCGGCCATCCCCGCAAGATCCTGCTCGGCGTCGACCGCCTGGACTACACCAAGGGCATCGACGTCCGGCTCAAGGCTTTCAATGAACTGCTGGCCGAGGGCCGCGCCAAGCGCGACGACACCGTGTTGATCCAGCTGGCAACACCTAGCCGGGAGCGGGTGGAGAGCTATCAGATCCTGCGCGACGACATCGAGCGTCAAGTCGGCCACATCAACGGCGAGTACAGCGAAGTGGGCCACCCGGTGGTGCACTACCTGCACCGCCCGGTCCCGCGCGACGAACTGATCGCCTTCTTTGTCGCCAGCGACGTCATGCTGGTCACCCCGCTGCGGGACGGCATGAACCTGGTCGCCAAGGAATACGTCGCCTGCCGCAGCGACCTCGGCGGCGCCCTGGTCTTGAGCGAATTCACCGGCGCCGCAGCCGAATTACGTCAGGCTTACCTGGTCAACCCGCACGACCCCGAGTGCGTCAAGGACGTCATCGAGGCGGCGATCAATCAGGCCCCCGAAGAGGGCCGCCGACGGATGCGGGCCATGCGCCGCCAGGTGCTGGCCCATGACGTCGACCGCTGGGCCCGCTCCTTCCTGGGTGCGCTCGCCAACTCCGCGGAGTAG